In Cryptococcus depauperatus CBS 7841 chromosome 4, complete sequence, a single window of DNA contains:
- a CDS encoding argininosuccinate synthase, with protein sequence MMTASSDKKGKVILAYSGGLDTSCILLWLIEQGYDVVAYMADVGQEEDFEAARAKALQCGAVGFHLADLKREFVEELIYQGCDFVSHGCTGKGNDQVRFELAFYGLAPNIKVIAPWRLPEFYERFNGRSALLEYAAKNGIPVVQTAAKPWSTDENLFHISYEAGILEDPNQTPPDDMWKLTVSPEKAPETPEKVEIEFAKGLPVKVTTPLDGKSVTDSVDVFVTLNQLARRHGVGRIDIVENRFIGVKSRGCYESPAATILRAAHMDLEGLTLDRNVRAMRDQFITTNLSQILYNGFFFSPEREFITAAIPASQKSVNGLVRLKLYKGNVIVEGRDADEGLYDAKFTSMDEMGGFEPTATSGFIEISSIRIKAWARANIKRGADGVSPKDVYHRE encoded by the exons ATGATGACCGCTTCAAGTGACAAAAAAGGCAAGGTTATCCTTGCGTACTCTGGAGGTTTGG ACACTTCTTGTATCCTGTTATGGCTTATAGAGCAGGGTTACGACGTCGTCGCTTACATGGCCGATGTTGGccaagaggaagattttgaagctgCTCGGGCAAAGGCTTTGCAATGCGGGGCGGTTGGATTCCATCTGGCCGATTTAAAGCGAGAGTTTGTGGAGGAGCTCATCTATC AGGGTTGCGACTTTGTTTCTCATGGATGTACCGGTAAAGGTAATGACCAGGTACGATTTGAGCTTGCATTCTATGGTCTTGCGCCCAACATCAAGGTCATCGCTCCCTGGAGGTTGCCTGAATTCTACGAAAGGTTCAACGGTCGATCTGCTTTGCTCGAATATGCTGCGAAGAATGGGATACCCGTCGTACAGACGGCTGCTAAGCCTTGGTCTACCG ATGAAAACCTTTTCCACATTTCCTATGAAGCAGGTATTCTCGAAGACCCAAACCAGACCCCCCCGGATGACATGTGGAAATTGACCGTTTCTCCCGAAAAGGCCCCAGAAACACCCGAAAAGGTTGAAATTGAGTTTGCGAAGGGTCTTCCAGTCAAAGTTACCACACCTCTCGACGGCAAGAGTGTTACCGATTCGGTCGATGTGTTTGTCACGCTGAATCAGCTCGCTCGACGACACGGTGTTGGTCGTATCGACATTGTAGAAAATCGATTCATTGGTGTCAAATCTCGAGGCTGTTATGAGTCGCCTGCCGCTACCATTCTGCGTGCTGCTCACATGGATCTTGAGGGCCTTACCCTGGATCGAAATGTTCGCGCCATGCGGGATCAGTTTATCACCACCAATTTGTCCCAGATATTGTACAAcggcttcttcttctctcctgaACGTGAGTTCATCACAGCAGCTATCCCTGCTTCTCAAAAGTCTGTCAATGGGCTTGTCCGTCTCAAACTTTATAAGGGCAATGTCATTGTCGAGGGACGAGATGCCGACGAAGGACTCTATGATGCCAAATTCACGAGCATGGACGAGATGGGAGGATTTGAACCCACAGCTACAAGCGGATTCATTGAGATTTCCAGTATCAGGATCAAGGCATGGGCTCGTGCCAA TATCAAGCGAGGTGCAGACGGCGTCAGCCCCAAGGATGTGTATCATCGTGAATAA
- a CDS encoding carbamoyl-phosphate synthase, small subunit, which yields MFFHRFTGLRAVPRSTCHNVARRFLATPAEPLLSSALPAKKPAVLHLKTGQSYYGQSFGSENSRFGETVFSTSITSYTDSMTDPSYLGQILVFTSPMIGNYGVPSNTPTSQYPGISYLESDRIQCAGVVVSDVAFKYSHYQAIESLHEWCKRYDVPGITGVDTRAITSLLRDQGTTLGRLAIGDEASEPAPQTNEYWDPSQDNLVAQASTKQPYVLNHDGRGPRIAVLDFGVKSNILRSLVRRDAVVTVFPWNYDFNTVRDQFDGLFLSNGPGDPKMIMDTVVRVRRTIDEWDKPIFGICMGHQVLGLAAGLEAYRMTFGNRGHNQPVLALATSGGIKAGRVYVTSQNHQYALQLTDDFPQGWAPFFINCNDSSVEGILTTPESGKRVWGVQFHPESAGGPLDTIDMFTEFVNVCTTAS from the exons ATGTTTTTTCACCGATTCACCGGTCTTCGGGCTGTACCTCGATCAACATGCCACAATGTTGCCAGACGGTTTTTGGCCACTCCTGCTGAACCACTGCTTTCGTCGGCACTTCCTGCCAAGAAGCCTGCAGTGTTGCATTTGAAGACAGGGCAAAGTTACTATGGTCAGAGTTTTGGAAGTGAAAATTCTAGGTTTGGTGAAACTGTTTTTTCAACTAGCATCACTTCTT ACACCGATTCTATGACTGACCCGTCTTATCTTGGTCAGATTCTCGTTTTCACCTCCCCTATGATTGGAAATTACGGTGTGCCGTCCAATACTCCTACTTCTCAATACCCAGGCATTTCATACCTCGAGTCAGATAGGATACAGTGTGCTGGCGTTGTGGTGTCTGACGTCGCTTTCAAATACAGTCACTATCAAGCTATTGAAAGTTTGCACGAGTGGTGCAAGCGATATGATGTACCAGGTATCACTGGTGTTGATACTAGGGCAATTACCTCGTTGTTGAGGGATCAAGGCACTACCCTTGGTCGGCTGGCCATTGGTGACGAAGCTAGCGAACCTGCGCCCCAAACAAATGAATACTGGGATCCTTCTCAAGACAATCTGGTTGCACAAGCATCTACCAAGCAACCGTATGTACTCAACCATGATGGCCGTGGCCCTCGAATCGCTGTTCTTGACTTTGGCGTCAAATCAAATATATTGCGTTCATTAGTTCGTCGCGATGCTGTCGTCACTGTATTTCCATGGAACTATGATTTCAACACTGTCAGGGATCAATTTGATGGGCTCTTTCTATCAAATGGTCCAGGAGATCCCAAGATGATTATGGACACTGTTGTACGTGTGAGGAGGACAATTGACGAATGGGACAAGCCTATCTTTGGTATTTGCATGGGCCACCAGGTGTTGGGATTAGCTGCAGGGTTGGAAGCATATCGAATGACTTTTGGTAACCGTGGGCATAATCAACCGGTTTTGGCGTTGGCCACTTCAGGAGGCATTAAGGCTGGTCGTGTCTATGTTACG TCCCAAAATCACCAGTATGCCCTTCAACTTACAGACGACTTCCCCCAGGGCTGGGCTCCCTTCTTTATCAACTGTAATGACTCCTCCGTCGAAGGAATACTTACAACTCCCGAGAGCGGTAAAAGAGTTTGGGGAGTACAGTTTCACCCAGAATCGGCTGGGGGTCCGCTTGATACCATAGAT ATGTTTACCGAGTTTGTCAACGTGTGTACTACTGCCAGCTGA